The following are encoded together in the Streptomyces asoensis genome:
- a CDS encoding amino-acid N-acetyltransferase, giving the protein MSAESPSAENREVSAKAITVRRARTGDVFAVRRLLDAYVRGGILLDKATVTLYEDIQEFWVAERDDNAEVVGCGALHVMWEDLAEVRTLAVKPGLKGAGVGHQLLEKLLHTARWLGVRRVFCLTFEVDFFAKHGFVEIGETPVDTDVYAELLRSYDEGVAEFLGLERVKPNTLGNSRMLLHL; this is encoded by the coding sequence ATGTCAGCAGAGAGTCCCTCGGCCGAGAACCGTGAAGTCAGCGCTAAAGCCATCACCGTCCGCCGGGCCCGGACCGGCGATGTCTTCGCCGTGCGCCGTCTCCTTGACGCCTACGTCCGCGGCGGCATCCTGCTCGACAAAGCCACGGTCACGCTTTACGAGGACATCCAGGAGTTCTGGGTCGCCGAACGCGACGACAACGCCGAGGTGGTCGGCTGCGGCGCCCTCCACGTGATGTGGGAAGACCTGGCTGAAGTCCGCACTCTCGCGGTCAAGCCGGGGCTGAAGGGCGCGGGCGTCGGGCACCAGTTGTTGGAGAAGTTGCTGCACACCGCGCGGTGGCTCGGCGTTCGCCGGGTTTTCTGCCTGACCTTCGAAGTCGACTTCTTCGCCAAGCACGGCTTCGTGGAGATCGGCGAGACGCCCGTCGACACCGATGTCTACGCGGAGCTGTTGCGTTCCTATGACGAGGGCGTCGCGGAGTTCCTCGGACTCGAACGAGTGAAACCGAACACCTTGGGCAACAGCCGGATGCTTCTGCATCTGTGA
- a CDS encoding type III pantothenate kinase: MLLTIDVGNTHTVLGLFDGEDIVEHWRISTDARRTADELAVLLQGLMGMHPLLGDELGDGIDGIAICATVPSVLHELREVTRRYYGDVPAVLVEPGVKTGVPILFDNPKEVGADRIINAVAANELYGGPAIVVDFGTATTFDAVSARGEYVGGVIAPGIEISVEALGVKAAQLRKIELARPRSVIGKNTVEAMQSGIVYGFAGQVDGVVTRMARELADDPDEVTVIATGGLAPTVLGESSVIDEHEPWLTLIGLRLVYERNVSRM, encoded by the coding sequence ATGCTGCTGACGATCGACGTGGGCAACACGCACACCGTGCTCGGCCTGTTCGACGGTGAGGACATCGTCGAGCACTGGCGGATCTCCACCGACGCCCGCCGCACCGCGGACGAACTGGCCGTACTCCTCCAGGGCCTCATGGGCATGCACCCGCTGCTCGGGGACGAGCTGGGCGACGGCATCGACGGCATCGCGATCTGCGCGACCGTGCCCTCGGTGCTGCACGAACTGCGCGAGGTGACCCGGCGCTACTACGGCGACGTGCCCGCCGTGCTCGTCGAGCCCGGTGTGAAGACGGGCGTGCCGATCCTGTTCGACAACCCCAAGGAGGTCGGCGCCGACCGCATCATCAACGCGGTCGCGGCGAACGAGCTCTACGGCGGCCCGGCGATCGTCGTCGACTTCGGCACCGCGACGACGTTCGACGCGGTCAGCGCGCGCGGGGAGTACGTCGGCGGGGTCATCGCCCCCGGCATCGAGATCTCCGTCGAGGCCCTCGGCGTCAAGGCCGCGCAGCTGCGCAAGATCGAACTGGCCCGTCCCCGGAGCGTGATCGGCAAGAACACCGTCGAGGCGATGCAGTCCGGCATCGTCTACGGGTTCGCCGGCCAGGTCGACGGTGTGGTCACCCGGATGGCCCGCGAGCTGGCGGACGACCCGGACGAGGTCACGGTGATCGCGACCGGAGGGCTGGCCCCGACGGTGCTCGGCGAGTCCTCGGTGATCGACGAGCACGAGCCCTGGCTGACCCTGATCGGCCTGCGCCTGGTGTACGAGCGGAACGTGTCCCGCATGTGA
- a CDS encoding histone-like nucleoid-structuring protein Lsr2, giving the protein MAQKVQVLLVDDLDGGEADETVTFALDGKTYEIDLTTTNADKLRGLLEPYVKGGRRTGGRASGGRGKARAASGGSQDTAQIRAWAKENGYEVNDRGRVPASIREAYEKANG; this is encoded by the coding sequence GTGGCACAGAAGGTTCAGGTCCTTCTTGTCGACGACCTCGACGGCGGCGAGGCGGACGAGACCGTGACGTTCGCGCTGGACGGCAAGACCTACGAGATCGATCTCACGACCACCAATGCGGACAAGCTCCGTGGACTTCTCGAGCCCTACGTGAAGGGCGGCCGCCGTACCGGGGGCCGTGCTTCGGGTGGCCGCGGAAAGGCGCGAGCCGCTTCCGGTGGCAGCCAGGACACCGCGCAGATCCGCGCCTGGGCCAAGGAGAACGGTTACGAGGTCAATGACCGCGGCCGCGTTCCCGCGTCCATTCGCGAGGCCTACGAGAAGGCCAACGGCTGA
- a CDS encoding BlaI/MecI/CopY family transcriptional regulator, translating into MTRVWKWNRPVTVREVLEDLQQERSIAYTTVMTVLDNLHQKGWVRREAEGRAYRYEAVSTRAAYAAALMNEAWAQSDNPAAALVAFFGMMSEEQRLALRDAVRIVQGPETAEPATAGSPGSTGSTGENPGSATEADGR; encoded by the coding sequence ATGACGCGGGTGTGGAAGTGGAACCGCCCGGTCACCGTTCGGGAAGTCCTGGAAGACCTTCAGCAGGAACGGTCCATCGCGTACACCACCGTGATGACCGTTTTGGACAATCTCCATCAGAAGGGCTGGGTGCGCCGGGAAGCGGAAGGCCGGGCCTATCGATATGAGGCGGTCTCGACCCGGGCCGCCTACGCGGCGGCCCTGATGAACGAGGCCTGGGCGCAGAGCGACAACCCCGCCGCCGCTCTCGTCGCCTTCTTCGGGATGATGAGCGAGGAACAGCGGCTCGCGCTGCGGGACGCCGTACGCATCGTCCAGGGGCCGGAAACAGCCGAACCCGCGACAGCGGGGAGTCCCGGGAGTACGGGGAGTACCGGTGAGAACCCCGGCTCGGCGACGGAGGCCGACGGGCGATAG
- a CDS encoding HAD family acid phosphatase has product MNTGTWTRRLAMTAVATAAVTAMAVPVGAQAATATGTTTVAAAAAAEDVDYATWQQDCRTVMNQALPALKQRIAAAKPGEKQAIVFDIDNTTLETDFGFSYPSPANKPVLDVAKYAQEHGVSLFFVTARPGIIAGVTDYNLKYVGYQVSGLYVRGFLDLFKDVAAYKTAQRVTIESKGYTIIANIGNSATDLSGGHAETTYKLPDYDGQLS; this is encoded by the coding sequence GGCCATGACCGCCGTGGCGACGGCAGCCGTCACGGCGATGGCCGTCCCGGTCGGCGCCCAGGCCGCGACGGCCACCGGCACCACCACCGTCGCCGCGGCCGCCGCCGCCGAGGACGTCGACTACGCCACCTGGCAGCAGGACTGCCGAACGGTGATGAACCAGGCCCTGCCGGCGCTGAAGCAGCGCATCGCCGCCGCGAAGCCGGGCGAGAAGCAGGCCATCGTCTTCGACATCGACAACACCACCCTGGAGACCGACTTCGGCTTCAGCTACCCGTCGCCGGCCAACAAGCCGGTGCTCGACGTGGCCAAGTACGCCCAGGAGCACGGTGTCTCCCTGTTCTTCGTCACCGCCCGCCCGGGCATCATCGCCGGGGTGACCGACTACAACCTCAAGTACGTCGGCTACCAGGTCTCCGGCCTGTACGTCCGCGGCTTCCTCGACCTCTTCAAGGACGTCGCCGCCTACAAGACCGCCCAGCGCGTCACCATCGAGTCCAAGGGCTACACGATCATCGCGAACATCGGCAACAGCGCCACCGACCTCTCGGGAGGCCACGCCGAGACGACGTACAAGCTGCCGGACTACGACGGCCAGCTGTCGTAG
- a CDS encoding SCO3374 family protein gives MVGSVPPAARSAAAPTVPLPRRPLGPDAPADRIRGWYENELGWATVPGEPVRLSVGERFDVLDVPAEAGLAALRRLAPASPVAVLGDRMRLLVAAGGAQELPGILAWLEWGALPLDLRAIGAGGLVEAPLPPSGFGSAPDLEGEPAPDPTGPVQGAAVWLRPPVGGGETQASLPAMSALGGGGGAPDLVRLVDTLATHCHRVRLRRASAQPLAFS, from the coding sequence ATGGTTGGTTCGGTCCCGCCGGCTGCCCGCTCGGCCGCCGCACCCACGGTCCCCCTTCCCCGGCGGCCGCTCGGTCCGGACGCTCCGGCCGACCGGATCCGCGGCTGGTACGAGAACGAACTGGGCTGGGCGACGGTGCCCGGGGAGCCGGTACGACTTTCGGTGGGCGAGCGCTTCGACGTGCTGGACGTGCCGGCCGAGGCGGGTCTCGCGGCGCTGCGGCGGCTGGCGCCGGCGTCACCGGTGGCGGTGCTGGGCGACCGGATGCGGCTGCTGGTGGCGGCGGGCGGCGCTCAGGAGCTGCCGGGGATCCTGGCGTGGCTGGAGTGGGGCGCGCTGCCACTGGATCTGCGGGCGATCGGCGCGGGCGGGCTGGTCGAGGCACCGCTGCCGCCCTCCGGCTTCGGCTCCGCGCCGGACCTGGAGGGTGAACCGGCCCCGGACCCGACCGGGCCGGTGCAGGGGGCCGCCGTCTGGCTGCGGCCCCCCGTGGGCGGAGGCGAGACACAGGCCTCGCTGCCGGCGATGTCGGCGCTGGGGGGCGGTGGGGGCGCCCCCGATCTCGTACGGCTGGTGGACACACTGGCGACGCACTGTCACCGTGTCCGACTGCGGCGCGCGAGCGCTCAGCCGTTGGCCTTCTCGTAG
- a CDS encoding ATP-dependent Clp protease ATP-binding subunit, translated as MFERFTDRARRVVVLAQEEARMLNHNYIGTEHILLGLIHEGEGVAAKALESLGISLEAVRQQVEEIIGQGQQAPSGHIPFTPRAKKVLELSLREALQLGHNYIGTEHILLGLIREGEGVAAQVLVKLGADLNRVRQQVIQLLSGYQGKETATAGGPAEGTPSTSLVLDQFGRNLTQAARESKLDPVIGREKEIERVMQVLSRRTKNNPVLIGEPGVGKTAVVEGLAQAIVKGEVPETLKDKHLYTLDLGALVAGSRYRGDFEERLKKVLKEIRTRGDIILFIDELHTLVGAGAAEGAIDAASILKPMLARGELQTIGATTLDEYRKHLEKDAALERRFQPIQVAEPSLPHTIEILKGLRDRYEAHHRVSITDEALVQAATLADRYISDRFLPDKAIDLIDEAGSRMRIRRMTAPPDLREFDEKIAGVRRDKESAIDSQDFEKAASLRDKEKQLLAAKAKREKEWKAGDMDVVAEVDGELIAEVLATATGIPVFKLTEEESSRLLRMEDELHKRVIGQVDAVKALSKAIRRTRAGLKDPKRPGGSFIFAGPSGVGKTELSKALAEFLFGDEDALISLDMSEFSEKHTVSRLFGSPPGYVGYEEGGQLTEKVRRKPFSVVLFDEVEKAHPDIFNSLLQILEDGRLTDSQGRVVDFKNTVIIMTTNLGTRDISKGFNLGFAASGDKKSNYERMKNKVSDELKQHFRPEFLNRVDDVVVFPQLTQEDILRIVDLMIGKVDERLKDRDMGIELSQSAKELLSKKGYDPVLGARPLRRTIQREIEDTLSEKILFGELRPGHIVVVDTEGEGDTKTFTFRGEEKSALPDVPPIEQAAGGAGPNLSKDA; from the coding sequence ATGTTCGAGAGGTTCACCGACCGCGCGCGGCGGGTTGTCGTCCTGGCTCAGGAAGAAGCCCGGATGCTCAACCACAACTACATCGGCACCGAGCACATCCTCCTGGGCCTGATCCACGAGGGTGAGGGTGTCGCCGCCAAGGCCCTTGAGAGCCTCGGGATTTCGCTCGAGGCGGTCCGCCAGCAGGTGGAGGAGATCATCGGCCAGGGCCAGCAGGCCCCGTCCGGCCACATCCCCTTCACCCCCCGTGCCAAGAAGGTCCTGGAGCTGTCGCTCCGCGAGGCCCTTCAGCTGGGACACAACTACATCGGCACGGAGCACATCCTGCTCGGCCTGATCCGCGAGGGCGAGGGCGTCGCGGCCCAAGTCCTCGTCAAGCTGGGCGCAGATCTCAACCGGGTGCGGCAGCAGGTCATCCAGCTGCTCTCCGGCTACCAGGGCAAGGAGACCGCCACCGCCGGCGGCCCTGCCGAGGGCACGCCCTCGACGTCCCTGGTCCTCGACCAGTTCGGCCGGAACCTCACCCAGGCCGCTCGCGAGTCCAAGCTCGACCCGGTCATCGGGCGCGAGAAGGAGATCGAGCGGGTCATGCAGGTGCTGTCCCGCCGTACCAAGAACAACCCGGTCCTGATCGGTGAGCCCGGCGTCGGCAAGACCGCCGTCGTCGAGGGCCTCGCCCAGGCCATCGTCAAGGGCGAGGTGCCCGAGACCCTCAAGGACAAGCACCTCTACACCCTGGACCTCGGCGCCCTGGTCGCCGGCTCCCGCTACCGCGGTGACTTCGAGGAGCGCCTGAAGAAGGTCCTCAAGGAGATCCGCACCCGCGGCGACATCATCCTGTTCATCGACGAGCTGCACACGCTGGTCGGTGCGGGTGCCGCCGAGGGGGCCATCGACGCCGCCTCCATCCTGAAGCCGATGCTGGCCCGCGGTGAGCTCCAGACCATCGGTGCGACCACGCTGGACGAGTACCGCAAGCACCTGGAGAAGGACGCGGCCCTCGAGCGCCGCTTCCAGCCCATCCAGGTCGCGGAGCCGTCCCTGCCGCACACGATCGAGATCCTCAAGGGTCTGCGTGACCGGTACGAGGCGCACCACCGCGTCTCGATCACCGACGAGGCGCTGGTCCAGGCCGCCACCCTGGCCGACCGGTACATCTCGGACCGCTTCCTCCCGGACAAGGCGATCGACCTGATCGACGAGGCCGGCTCCCGGATGCGCATCCGCCGGATGACCGCGCCGCCGGACCTGCGCGAGTTCGACGAGAAGATCGCCGGCGTCCGCCGCGACAAGGAGTCCGCGATCGACTCGCAGGACTTCGAGAAGGCCGCCTCCCTCCGCGACAAGGAGAAGCAGCTCCTGGCCGCCAAGGCCAAGCGGGAGAAGGAGTGGAAGGCCGGCGACATGGACGTCGTCGCCGAGGTCGACGGCGAGCTGATCGCCGAGGTCCTCGCCACGGCCACCGGCATCCCGGTCTTCAAGCTGACCGAGGAGGAGTCCTCGCGTCTGCTGCGCATGGAGGACGAGCTCCACAAGCGGGTCATCGGCCAGGTCGACGCCGTCAAGGCGCTGTCGAAGGCGATCCGTCGTACGCGCGCGGGCCTCAAGGACCCGAAGCGTCCCGGTGGTTCGTTCATCTTCGCCGGTCCGTCCGGTGTCGGTAAGACCGAGCTGTCCAAGGCGCTCGCCGAGTTCCTCTTCGGTGACGAGGACGCGCTGATCTCCCTCGACATGTCGGAGTTCAGCGAGAAGCACACGGTGTCGCGGCTCTTCGGTTCGCCCCCCGGATACGTGGGCTACGAAGAGGGCGGCCAGCTGACCGAGAAGGTCCGTCGCAAGCCGTTCTCCGTCGTCCTCTTCGACGAGGTCGAGAAGGCCCACCCGGACATCTTCAACTCGCTGCTCCAGATCCTGGAGGACGGTCGGCTGACCGACTCCCAGGGCCGGGTCGTGGACTTCAAGAACACGGTCATCATCATGACGACCAACCTCGGCACGCGGGACATCTCCAAGGGCTTCAACCTTGGTTTCGCGGCCTCGGGCGACAAGAAGTCCAACTACGAGCGCATGAAGAACAAGGTCTCGGACGAGCTCAAGCAGCACTTCCGCCCCGAGTTCCTCAACCGTGTCGACGACGTCGTCGTCTTCCCGCAGCTGACGCAGGAGGACATCCTGCGGATCGTCGACCTGATGATCGGCAAGGTCGACGAGCGCCTCAAGGACCGGGACATGGGCATCGAGCTCTCCCAGTCCGCGAAGGAGCTGCTGTCGAAGAAGGGGTACGACCCGGTGCTGGGTGCGCGTCCGCTGCGTCGCACCATCCAGCGCGAGATCGAGGACACGCTCTCGGAGAAGATCCTCTTCGGCGAGCTGCGCCCCGGTCACATCGTGGTCGTGGACACCGAGGGTGAGGGCGACACCAAGACCTTCACCTTCCGCGGCGAGGAGAAGTCGGCTCTGCCGGACGTCCCGCCGATCGAGCAGGCGGCCGGCGGTGCCGGACCGAACCTGAGCAAGGACGCCTGA